In the Trueperaceae bacterium genome, GCCTTCCCCAGCTTCCTGGTGGCGTTGGTCATCGTCGGCATCCTCGGTCCTGGTCTCGTGAACGTGATCCTGGCCGTCGGCGTCCTCTTCGTGCCGCGCTTCGTGCGGCTGATGCGCGCCTCCGTGCTCTCCGTGCGGGAGAACGAGTACGTGGAGGCCATGGCGGCCCTCGGCAGCCGGACGCCGCGCATCATCTTCCACCACGTCCTGCCCAACGCCATGGCGCCGATAATCGCCTTGACCGCCATCGTCAGCGGCGAGGCCATCCTCATCGGCTCAGGACTGGGCTTCCTCGGCCTCGGCGCGCAACCGCCACTTGCCGAATGGGGAGCGATGTTGAGCGAGGGTCGGGTCTACCTGACCACCGCGCCGCATGTCGCTGCTTTCCCAGGCCTAGCCATCATGGGCCTAGTCGTGGCTCTCAATCTCATAGGCGATGGGGTCAGGGACGCGTTGGACGTGCGGCTCTAGGTAGACGTAATACAGCATGGGTTACTGGCCCGCCCCCATTCATGAACGCGCTTACGTCGTACTGGCATGTACCGGTCGGCCAGAGCGAGCGCCGGTCCCGCCGGCGAAAGCTACCGGCTCAGCCCTTGCGACTACGCGAGCCGGCCGACCAGATGAACACGCCCCCGAACAGCGCTAGCAGTACCGCGCAGGCCGCGGCGGAACCGGCTTTGCCCCAGTAGGGCAGCAACGCCTGGTACAGGGCCCAGGCCAGCAGGGCGGCTGCCGCGGCCAGGAGCCCGATGCCGACGGTCGCAAGGGCTACGCTCGTGCCGGCGCGCACGAGGCCGACGCGAACGGCGCTGGTCGCCTCGGCCTCGAACAGTTCCAGCAAGGCGATGACGTAAGCGGTGAAACGCCGGAGCACGGCGCCCTCAGCTCATCTTGCGTCGCAACAGCCAGCCGAGCGCCACGCCGACGCCCAGGGTCATCAGCACCGAGGTCAGCGGCTTCTCGGAGATCTTCTCCTCGGTGCGGCGCAGGACCTCTTCGCCCTGCTCGACAGCCGAGCTTCCTGCGCTCTTGATGCTCTCCATGAGCTCCTCGGCCTTGGCTTCCAACTGGCTGCGGGCGGCCTCGAGGAGGTTGCCGCCATCGCTTGCCATGCCCTTGAACTCCTTCTTCAATGCTTCCACATCTTTGCGGAGTGCTTCGATATCTTTACTTGAAGTAGCCATACGGTAGCCCTCCTTCTCGCCGCGGTGCAGGCCGCATTAGGCCTTGCGCCGTTCAAGGAAGATAGCACCAGATCG is a window encoding:
- a CDS encoding ABC transporter permease; the protein is MTGRRFWKALRRNKAALVGFVLFAIFLTCAVFAPALAPANPNRANFSMVLHPPSAAAILGADELGRDILSRILFGARASFLVAASTTAIAAVIGVLLGLLAGYYGGLVDAIIMRAADLLLAFPSFLVALVIVGILGPGLVNVILAVGVLFVPRFVRLMRASVLSVRENEYVEAMAALGSRTPRIIFHHVLPNAMAPIIALTAIVSGEAILIGSGLGFLGLGAQPPLAEWGAMLSEGRVYLTTAPHVAAFPGLAIMGLVVALNLIGDGVRDALDVRL